The proteins below come from a single Serratia ficaria genomic window:
- the aaeA gene encoding p-hydroxybenzoic acid efflux pump subunit AaeA, giving the protein MKNFSIKITRIAITLILVLLAIVAIFKAWVFYTESPWTRDAKFTADVVAIAPDVSGLLTDVPVVDNQLVTKGQILFVVDRPRYEQALAEATADVAYYRTLAAEKKREAGRRVRLGVQAMSQEEIDQANNVLQTVQHQLAKAVAARELAQLDLQRTTVRAPADGWVTNLNVHAGEYITRGSVAVALVKKNTFYVLAYLEETKLNGLNKGDRAEITPLGSNRIMHGTVDSVAAAVNNSSSTVNSKGLASIDSNLEWVRLAQRVPVKIMLDDKDQQHPYPAGTTATVVITGKNDRSADSGSPFVRLMHRLREFG; this is encoded by the coding sequence GTGAAAAATTTTTCAATAAAAATAACCCGAATCGCGATCACTTTGATTCTCGTGCTGCTGGCGATCGTCGCCATCTTCAAGGCCTGGGTGTTCTATACCGAATCGCCGTGGACGCGTGACGCCAAATTCACCGCCGACGTGGTGGCGATAGCGCCGGACGTCAGCGGCCTGCTGACCGACGTGCCGGTGGTGGATAACCAGCTGGTGACGAAAGGGCAGATACTGTTCGTGGTCGACCGGCCGCGCTATGAGCAGGCGCTGGCGGAAGCCACCGCCGACGTGGCCTATTACCGGACCCTGGCGGCGGAGAAGAAGCGCGAGGCGGGCCGCCGCGTGCGGCTGGGCGTGCAGGCGATGTCGCAGGAGGAGATAGACCAGGCCAACAACGTGTTGCAGACCGTGCAGCACCAGCTGGCGAAAGCCGTGGCGGCGCGTGAACTGGCGCAGCTGGACCTGCAGCGCACCACGGTGCGCGCGCCGGCCGACGGTTGGGTCACCAACCTGAACGTCCACGCCGGTGAATACATCACCCGCGGCTCCGTTGCCGTGGCGCTGGTGAAGAAAAACACCTTCTACGTGCTGGCCTACCTGGAAGAAACCAAGCTGAACGGTCTGAACAAGGGCGACCGTGCGGAGATCACCCCGCTGGGCAGCAACCGCATCATGCACGGCACCGTCGACAGCGTGGCGGCGGCGGTGAACAACAGCAGCAGCACCGTCAACAGCAAGGGGCTGGCGTCGATCGACAGCAACCTGGAGTGGGTGCGTCTGGCGCAGCGCGTGCCGGTTAAAATTATGCTGGACGACAAGGATCAGCAGCACCCGTACCCGGCCGGCACCACCGCCACCGTGGTGATCACCGGTAAAAACGACCGCAGCGCCGACAGCGGCTCGCCCTTTGTGCGTTTGATGCATCGGCTGCGTGAGTTCGGCTAA
- the aaeR gene encoding HTH-type transcriptional activator AaeR: MERLKRMSVFAKVVEFGSFTAAARQLDMSVSSISQTVSKLENELQVKLLNRSTRSIGLTEAGKIYYQGCRRMLQEVSEVHEQLFAFNNTPTGTLRIGSSSTMAQNVLANMTAEMLKEYPGLTVNLVTGIPAPDLIADGLDLVIRTGELRDSSLFSRRLGSMPMVVCAAKSYLSQHGTPQKPSDMVNFSWLEYSVRPDSEFELIAPEGITTRISPQGRFVTNDSQTMIRWLKNGAGIAYAPLMWVIEEIKRGEIEILFKSYHSDPRPIYALYTEKDKLPLKVQVCINYLTEYFERVAAVYQGYR, encoded by the coding sequence ATGGAAAGATTAAAACGGATGTCGGTATTCGCCAAAGTGGTTGAGTTCGGGTCGTTTACCGCGGCCGCGCGCCAGCTGGACATGAGCGTTTCATCGATCAGCCAAACGGTGTCGAAACTGGAAAATGAACTGCAGGTCAAGCTGCTCAACCGCAGCACGCGCAGCATCGGCCTGACCGAAGCCGGCAAAATTTACTACCAGGGCTGCCGCCGCATGCTGCAGGAAGTGAGCGAAGTGCACGAGCAGCTGTTCGCGTTCAACAATACGCCCACCGGCACGCTGCGCATCGGCAGTTCGTCCACCATGGCGCAGAACGTGCTGGCGAACATGACCGCCGAAATGCTGAAAGAATACCCCGGCCTGACGGTGAACCTGGTGACCGGCATCCCGGCGCCGGATCTGATCGCCGACGGGCTGGATCTGGTGATCCGCACCGGCGAGCTGCGGGATTCCAGCCTGTTCTCGCGCCGCTTAGGCTCGATGCCGATGGTGGTGTGCGCCGCCAAAAGTTACCTCAGCCAGCACGGCACGCCGCAAAAGCCGAGCGACATGGTCAACTTCTCCTGGCTGGAATACAGCGTGCGCCCCGACAGCGAGTTCGAGCTGATCGCGCCGGAGGGCATCACCACGCGTATTTCACCGCAGGGGCGCTTCGTCACCAACGACTCCCAGACCATGATCCGCTGGCTGAAGAACGGCGCCGGCATCGCCTACGCCCCGCTGATGTGGGTGATCGAAGAGATCAAGCGCGGCGAGATCGAGATCCTGTTCAAAAGCTACCATTCGGATCCGCGACCGATCTACGCGCTCTATACCGAAAAAGACAAGCTGCCGCTGAAGGTGCAGGTGTGCATCAACTACCTGACCGAGTATTTCGAGCGCGTCGCGGCGGTGTACCAGGGCTACCGCTGA
- the uriH gene encoding uridine-preferring nucleoside hydrolase UriH, translating into MKKIILDCDPGHDDAIALLLAWGNPDIELLAVTTVVGNQTLDKVTRNALAVARIANITGVPFAAGCPRPLVRNIEVAPDIHGESGLDGPALPEPTLRLDTRHAVDLIIDTLMAHPPGSVTLVPTGGLTNIAMAVRKEPRIAERVKEVVLMGGGYHVGNWSAVAEFNIKIDPEAAHIVFNERWPLTMVGLDLTHQALATPAVCERIAAIGTGPADFVGELLAFFGKMYRRAQGFSSPPVHDPCAVAYVINPEVMTVRKAPVDIELTGTLTLGMTVADFRAPPPPGCHTQVAVKLDQDKFWDLVVDALARIGEVRV; encoded by the coding sequence ATGAAAAAAATCATACTGGACTGCGACCCGGGGCATGACGACGCCATCGCGCTGCTGCTGGCCTGGGGCAACCCGGATATCGAACTGTTGGCGGTCACCACGGTGGTGGGCAACCAGACGCTGGACAAGGTGACCCGCAACGCGCTGGCGGTGGCGCGCATCGCCAATATCACCGGCGTGCCCTTCGCCGCCGGCTGCCCGCGCCCGCTGGTGCGCAACATTGAGGTGGCGCCCGATATCCACGGCGAATCCGGCCTGGACGGCCCGGCGCTGCCGGAGCCAACGCTGCGGCTGGACACGCGCCACGCGGTGGATCTGATCATCGATACCCTGATGGCGCACCCGCCGGGCAGCGTGACGCTGGTGCCGACCGGCGGCCTGACCAACATCGCCATGGCGGTGCGCAAAGAACCGCGCATTGCCGAACGGGTCAAGGAAGTGGTGCTGATGGGCGGCGGTTACCACGTGGGCAACTGGAGCGCGGTGGCGGAATTCAATATCAAGATCGACCCCGAAGCGGCGCATATCGTGTTCAACGAGAGATGGCCGCTGACCATGGTGGGGCTGGATCTCACCCATCAGGCGCTGGCCACGCCGGCGGTGTGCGAACGCATCGCCGCCATCGGCACCGGGCCGGCCGACTTCGTCGGCGAGCTGCTGGCGTTCTTCGGCAAGATGTATCGGCGGGCGCAGGGCTTCAGCTCCCCGCCGGTGCACGATCCCTGCGCGGTGGCCTACGTCATCAACCCTGAGGTGATGACGGTGCGCAAAGCGCCGGTGGATATCGAACTGACCGGCACCCTGACGCTGGGCATGACGGTAGCGGATTTCCGCGCGCCGCCGCCGCCGGGCTGCCATACCCAGGTCGCGGTGAAGCTGGATCAGGATAAATTTTGGGATCTGGTGGTGGATGCGCTGGCGAGGATCGGTGAGGTGCGGGTGTAA
- the tldD gene encoding metalloprotease TldD: MSLTFVSEQLLAANKLSHQDLHRVLGQLAERRLDYADLYFQSSYHEAWVIEDGIIKDGSYNIDQGVGVRAVSGEKTGFAYADQITLNALQQSAQAARSIVRDSGNGRAHTLGEISHQALYPLLDPLQSLPREEKIALLHRVDKVAREADKRVQEVSASITGVYEQILVAATDGTLAADVRPLVRLSVSVLVEQDGKRERGASGGGGRFGYDYFLESVDGEVRADAYAKEAVRMALVNLSAVAAPAGNMPVVLGAGWPGVLLHEAVGHGLEGDFNRRGTSVFSGQMGQLVASELCTVVDDGTLQGRRGSLAIDDEGVPGQYNVLIENGILKGYMQDKLNARLMGVPPTGNGRRESYAHLPMPRMTNTYLLAGKSTPEEIIASVEYGLYAPNFGGGQVDITSGKFVFSTTEAYLIENGRITKPVKGATLIGSGIEAMQQISMVGNDLALDKGVGVCGKEGQSLPVGVGQPTLKLDTLTVGGTA; the protein is encoded by the coding sequence ATGAGCCTGACGTTTGTCAGTGAGCAGTTACTCGCTGCGAATAAGCTGAGTCATCAAGACCTGCACAGGGTGTTGGGTCAACTGGCAGAACGCCGCCTCGATTATGCCGACCTCTATTTTCAGTCCAGCTATCACGAAGCCTGGGTGATTGAGGACGGCATCATCAAGGATGGTTCCTACAATATCGATCAGGGGGTTGGGGTGCGCGCGGTCAGCGGCGAGAAGACCGGTTTCGCCTATGCCGATCAGATCACCCTGAACGCGCTGCAGCAAAGCGCCCAGGCGGCGCGCAGCATCGTGCGCGACAGCGGTAACGGCCGGGCGCATACCCTGGGCGAAATCAGCCATCAGGCGCTGTACCCGCTGCTCGACCCGCTGCAGAGCCTGCCGCGCGAAGAGAAAATCGCCCTGCTGCACCGTGTTGACAAGGTTGCCCGTGAGGCCGATAAACGGGTGCAGGAAGTCAGCGCCAGCATCACCGGCGTCTACGAACAGATACTGGTCGCGGCCACCGACGGCACGCTGGCGGCGGACGTGCGCCCGCTGGTGCGCCTGTCCGTCAGCGTGCTGGTGGAGCAGGACGGCAAGCGCGAACGCGGCGCCAGCGGCGGCGGCGGCCGTTTCGGCTATGACTATTTTCTGGAAAGCGTCGACGGCGAAGTGCGCGCCGACGCCTACGCCAAAGAAGCGGTGCGCATGGCGTTGGTCAACCTGAGCGCCGTGGCGGCGCCGGCCGGCAACATGCCGGTGGTGCTGGGCGCGGGCTGGCCGGGCGTGCTGCTGCATGAGGCGGTGGGGCACGGTCTGGAAGGCGACTTCAACCGGCGCGGCACCTCGGTGTTCAGCGGGCAGATGGGTCAGCTGGTGGCCTCCGAGCTGTGCACGGTGGTGGACGACGGCACCCTGCAGGGGCGCCGCGGTTCGCTGGCCATCGACGACGAAGGCGTGCCGGGCCAATACAACGTGCTGATCGAAAACGGCATTTTGAAAGGCTACATGCAGGATAAGCTCAACGCGCGCCTGATGGGCGTGCCGCCGACCGGCAACGGCCGCCGCGAGTCTTACGCGCATCTGCCGATGCCGCGCATGACCAATACCTACCTGCTGGCGGGCAAATCGACGCCGGAAGAGATCATCGCCAGCGTGGAGTACGGCCTGTATGCGCCGAACTTTGGCGGCGGGCAGGTGGACATCACCTCCGGCAAGTTCGTGTTCTCCACCACCGAAGCCTATCTGATCGAGAACGGCCGCATCACCAAACCGGTGAAGGGCGCCACCCTGATCGGCTCCGGCATCGAGGCGATGCAGCAGATTTCCATGGTCGGCAACGATCTGGCGCTGGACAAGGGCGTGGGCGTCTGCGGCAAAGAAGGGCAGAGTCTGCCGGTGGGCGTCGGCCAGCCGACCCTGAAGCTGGACACCCTGACCGTCGGCGGCACGGCGTAA
- the aaeX gene encoding p-hydroxybenzoic acid efflux pump operon protein AaeX, whose protein sequence is MSLLPVMVIFGLSFPPVFFELLVSLALFFLLRRLLQPTGIYDFVWHPALFNTALYCCLFYLISRLFV, encoded by the coding sequence ATGAGTTTGCTTCCGGTTATGGTCATCTTCGGACTGTCGTTTCCGCCGGTGTTTTTCGAGCTGCTGGTTTCGCTGGCGTTGTTCTTTTTGCTGCGACGCCTGCTGCAGCCCACCGGGATATACGATTTTGTCTGGCATCCGGCGCTGTTCAATACCGCGCTGTATTGCTGCTTGTTTTATCTGATTTCACGTCTTTTTGTTTGA
- the aaeB gene encoding p-hydroxybenzoic acid efflux pump subunit AaeB, translating to MNSPTFIRLRFAFKLSFAIVFALFVGFHLNLETPRWSAMTAAIVAAGPAFAAGGEPFSGAIRHRGWLRIIGTFIGCFVGLVIIVTTARAPVVMLLLCCIWAGFCTWLSSLIKVENSYAWGLAGYTALIIIVTVATSESHLLEAPQFAIERCSEIVLGIVSAVLADLLFSPRSIKQDIDRAVDRLLVDQYRLMQMCVSNADKEDIDRAWSNLVKSTTALNGMRSNLMMESSRWQKVNRRVRALHTLSLTLITQACETYLILLNHPDALKENIRELLLVPAETPPEIHKRMKLLRQVLTTNRTDETLPTVTSWVGAATRYLLLSKGVRTNGSISAVEEDVLSGEAVVKPTSAEGHHAMINGLRTFVATSVGCLLWLWTGWTSGSGFMVIIAVITSLAMRTPAPRMVAMDFVLGMLAAIPVGSLFFMVILPATQQSILLLCLSLGLLAFFIGIEVQKRRLGSLGLLAGTINILVLSNPMEFNVTQFLDGALGQFLGSCVGLMVLLLIRDNSRERTGRTLLNQFVSSAVSALTTKAARRRQNHLPALYQQLNQLLMMFPNDIAKYRLALNLIIAHQRMQRAEIPASEELSAFHRQIRNTADHVVSAKNDVKRAYYYDRLLGEMNEYQQKLVDNQAPLAVTGPVKRLADMLHRYRHALID from the coding sequence ATGAATAGCCCAACCTTTATCCGGCTGAGGTTCGCCTTCAAACTCAGCTTCGCGATTGTGTTTGCGCTGTTTGTCGGTTTCCACCTGAACCTGGAAACGCCGCGCTGGTCGGCGATGACCGCCGCCATCGTCGCCGCCGGCCCGGCCTTCGCCGCCGGCGGCGAACCTTTCTCCGGCGCGATCCGCCACCGCGGCTGGCTGCGCATCATCGGCACCTTTATCGGCTGCTTCGTCGGCCTGGTGATTATCGTCACCACCGCCCGCGCGCCGGTGGTGATGCTGTTGCTGTGCTGCATCTGGGCCGGTTTCTGCACCTGGCTGTCTTCGCTGATCAAGGTGGAGAACTCCTACGCCTGGGGGTTGGCCGGCTATACCGCGCTGATCATCATCGTCACCGTCGCCACCAGCGAATCCCACCTGCTGGAAGCGCCGCAGTTCGCCATCGAACGCTGCAGCGAAATCGTGCTGGGGATCGTCAGCGCGGTGCTGGCGGACCTGCTGTTCTCGCCGCGGTCGATCAAACAGGATATCGATCGGGCGGTGGACCGGCTGTTGGTGGATCAATACCGGCTGATGCAGATGTGCGTCAGCAACGCCGATAAAGAAGACATCGACCGCGCCTGGAGCAACCTGGTGAAGAGCACCACCGCGCTCAACGGCATGCGCAGCAACCTGATGATGGAGTCCTCGCGCTGGCAGAAGGTCAACCGTCGGGTGCGGGCGCTGCACACCCTGTCGCTGACGCTGATTACCCAGGCCTGCGAAACCTATCTGATCTTGCTGAATCATCCGGATGCATTGAAGGAAAACATCCGCGAGCTGCTGCTGGTGCCGGCGGAAACGCCGCCGGAGATCCACAAGCGCATGAAGCTGCTGCGGCAGGTGCTGACCACCAACCGCACCGACGAAACCTTGCCGACGGTGACCTCCTGGGTCGGCGCAGCGACGCGCTACCTGCTGCTGTCGAAAGGCGTGCGCACCAACGGCAGCATCAGCGCGGTGGAAGAAGACGTGCTGAGCGGCGAAGCGGTGGTCAAGCCGACCTCGGCGGAAGGGCATCACGCGATGATCAACGGTCTGCGCACCTTCGTGGCGACGTCGGTCGGCTGCCTGCTGTGGCTGTGGACCGGCTGGACCTCCGGCAGCGGTTTTATGGTGATCATCGCGGTGATCACCTCGCTGGCGATGCGCACCCCGGCGCCGCGCATGGTGGCGATGGACTTCGTGCTGGGGATGTTGGCGGCGATCCCGGTCGGTTCGCTGTTCTTTATGGTGATCCTGCCGGCGACCCAGCAGAGCATCCTGCTGCTGTGTCTCAGCCTCGGCCTGCTGGCGTTCTTCATCGGCATCGAGGTGCAGAAGCGGCGGCTGGGCTCGCTGGGGCTGCTGGCGGGGACCATCAATATCCTGGTGCTGAGCAACCCGATGGAATTCAACGTCACCCAGTTCCTCGACGGGGCGCTTGGCCAGTTCCTCGGCAGCTGCGTCGGGCTGATGGTGCTGCTGTTGATCCGCGACAACTCGCGCGAACGCACCGGCCGCACCTTGCTCAACCAGTTCGTCAGCAGCGCGGTCTCGGCGCTGACCACCAAGGCGGCGCGCCGTCGGCAGAACCATTTGCCGGCGCTGTATCAGCAGCTTAATCAGTTGCTGATGATGTTCCCCAACGACATCGCCAAATACCGGCTGGCGCTGAACCTGATCATTGCCCACCAGCGCATGCAGCGCGCGGAGATCCCGGCCAGCGAAGAGCTGTCGGCGTTTCACCGGCAGATCCGCAACACCGCCGACCACGTGGTGTCGGCGAAGAACGACGTCAAGCGCGCCTACTATTACGATCGGCTGCTGGGCGAAATGAACGAATATCAGCAGAAGCTGGTGGACAACCAGGCGCCGCTCGCCGTCACCGGGCCGGTCAAACGCCTGGCCGACATGCTGCACCGCTATCGCCACGCCTTGATCGATTGA
- the nit1 gene encoding deaminated glutathione amidase has translation MRNANVALLQLCSGDRVRDNLAQIEQQIKQLNAGVKLVMTPENALLFANSAAYREHAETQGDGPLQNAVREMARRYGVWLLVGSMPLVSRENPALITTSSLLFDDRGEIRARYDKLHMFDVDIRDSHGHYRESDTYQHGQHLTVVDTPVGRLGMTICYDLRFPALFQALRAQGAELISVPAAFTRVTGEAHWEILLRARAIENQCMILAPAQVGRHGPTRRTWGHTLAVDGWGKVLAENADAVAALKVRVDSAGLQTVREQMPVLRHNRFQTSLIAPSDPISSNEE, from the coding sequence ATGAGAAATGCTAACGTTGCGTTGTTACAGCTGTGCAGCGGCGATCGGGTGCGCGATAACCTGGCCCAGATTGAACAGCAGATCAAGCAGCTCAATGCCGGGGTAAAACTGGTCATGACGCCGGAGAACGCGCTGCTGTTCGCCAACTCCGCCGCTTACCGCGAACACGCGGAAACTCAGGGCGACGGCCCGCTGCAGAACGCGGTGCGCGAGATGGCGCGCCGCTATGGCGTGTGGCTGCTGGTCGGTTCGATGCCGTTGGTCAGCCGGGAAAATCCGGCGCTGATCACCACCAGCAGCCTGCTGTTCGACGATCGGGGCGAGATCCGCGCGCGCTACGACAAGCTGCATATGTTCGATGTGGACATTCGCGACAGCCACGGCCATTACCGCGAGTCGGACACTTATCAGCACGGGCAACACCTGACGGTGGTGGACACGCCGGTCGGGCGGTTGGGCATGACGATATGCTACGATCTGCGTTTCCCGGCGCTGTTCCAGGCGCTGCGGGCGCAGGGCGCCGAGCTGATATCGGTGCCGGCGGCCTTTACCCGGGTCACCGGCGAGGCGCACTGGGAGATCTTGCTGCGCGCCAGAGCGATTGAAAACCAGTGCATGATCCTGGCGCCGGCGCAGGTGGGCCGCCATGGGCCGACGCGCCGCACCTGGGGCCATACGCTGGCCGTCGACGGCTGGGGCAAGGTGCTGGCCGAAAACGCCGACGCGGTGGCGGCGCTGAAGGTGCGCGTGGACAGCGCCGGCCTGCAGACCGTCCGCGAGCAGATGCCGGTGCTGCGGCACAACAGATTCCAGACGTCGCTGATTGCGCCGTCTGACCCGATATCCTCCAATGAAGAGTGA